From Nitrospira sp.:
ACTTCACGGACTCTTCGCCGAATTTTCATGATCGCCGTTGTACCTTCTTGTTGAAACGTCGCGCGGGCGGCTGATTCGGCTGCCTGCACGGCTCCTTCAAACCATACATTCGCTACAGAGACCGTCGCTGCCCTGTCGATCGCTCGCTTGCGCCGCTGGACGCAAGCAAGAAGGGCACGTCTCTGACTGGACCGGACAAAGGGAACCACACCATGCGGATTGCGCACATCAGCCCGTTTCTGGAACAGGTGTCAGCCGAGAGTCAGGACCCGCAAGGCAGGATGATTTTCCATTTGACGAACCAGTTGACCCGGCTGGGACACGACGTGTCGGTGTTTGCCAGTGGGGACAGCAGAACAGCTTGTGAGGTCGTTCCCGTTGCGCCGCTCCCCATGCGAGCCTATCCTGCTCCGAAACGCCATCTTGCCGAGGCATTGGCCATGCTGGCATTGGAGAAAGCGTTCGCCACGCTGCCGTCGTTCGACCTCATCCATATTCACGCAGGATTGTCCTGTTTGCCGCTGATGCGTCGTAGCCCGATTCCGATCGTCTCGACCGTGTACGAGGCTC
This genomic window contains:
- a CDS encoding glycosyltransferase — protein: MRIAHISPFLEQVSAESQDPQGRMIFHLTNQLTRLGHDVSVFASGDSRTACEVVPVAPLPMRAYPAPKRHLAEALAMLALEKAFATLPSFDLIHIHAGLSCLPLMRRSPIPIVSTVYEALDAPEVIRVYRAFKELALIATSAEQLNQVPDLNWQAVIPCLDMLQWQNEPQAVEKIARAHETVYEWSTIGMGLPERVAPHLRFVTSAKANTTHERSIAASPY